CGCTCGTCTGGTTTAAGGAGCGATATGACTTCTTGTGGGTTCAGATTTCGAAAGTAGATGCGGAGCTAGCTATTGCGCAAAGAGATTTTGCGGATCGCGCCTTCGTTCCGTTCTGGTCTGCAGCAGAGAAAGCGGCGAAGGCACTAGACCTCTACATGGCCGGTACGCTAGAAATGGCGAAGCAAGCACGCCTATATGAGGAGTGCCTTACTGGACGCGAACATAATTTTCCCGCGTGGAATAGCGAAATTGAATGGCTACCGGTTCCAGAGGGTTATGTTGAACAAATTAGAGTCTTACTGCGAAGGGCGGACCAAGACTACGAGTTTTCTTCAATCCATCAGCAGCGAGTGATCCAGAAGATCCTCCTTGTGGGTTTTGAAGAGGTTGGAAAGGCGATCCTTCACTTGGAAGGCGAGATGGTGAAATCGATCGAGGGCCTCAGGAGGGCACTCAAGGCCGACCTGACTCGTCTAATTTACTCTCAGGAGGCAATAAGGAAGATTCTAGTCAATATTGCGACTGGCGGGTCAAAGTCTAACTGGTCGGGAGAGTAATTTTTTAGACTCTGGGTTAGCTGTCGCCAATCGTCGAGCGTCGCTAATTTTGATGGCTTTTCAAGAGTCATGGTGGGTCTGGTGTTGCATAATCGGCCTTCAGAGACTTCGTCGCAGAGTTCTAGCTTTTTGAAGGCGTAACCTGGAGTCGAGCGCAACGAGCAGCGAGGACCAGCAATGCCCCAACACCCGGATCAGCATCTAACCCCCTCCGATCTCCTGCACCTCCTCTGGCTTGCCGGCCGGACTCCTAGCTCGAGCGAAGCCGTGCTGCACTTGGTCCTGAGGTGTCCAGGGTGTTGCAAACCTGGTCCGGTGCCAGAAGAAGATCGCTACCGGTTGGAAGGAGCTCACTTGACTGAGGAGTCTCTCGGAGCTTTGGCTTGGGGCGTGCTCTTCTACGGTCATCCCAGAATTGCCCTCGGCTTGCAACACCTGACCTCGCAGTGCTCCCAATGCTGGGCGGTCGCCGAGCCGCTGTTCCGCGAAACGGGAGAATCGCTGACGCCCGAGCGCGCTGAGGAACTCGTTCGCGGGCTCGACCAGTTCTTGGGGCATGGCGGTGGTGGTCTGGACGATGAGAGGCGGCAGGCTCCTTCTCGTTTGGAGGACTTGTTGGCACAACCGCCAGGCCGAAGGCTGCTCCTGGTGCGCAATAGTGCTCGGTTCCGATCACCTGCCCTGGCGGACGTGCTGTGCCAGGCGAGCCGGGAGACGGCTCCTCGGGATGCAGAGGAAGCTCTGGAACTGGGAGAGCTGGCACTGGAAGTAATCGTACACCTCAACTCGGAGGTGTACGGTTCACGGATCGTCGAGGATCTCCGCGCTTTTGCTCATGCTGTGATGGGAAATGCCTTGCGGGTGACGCATCGGTTAGTGGAGGCGGAGAGGAATTTTCGCCAGGCTCGGGAACATCAACGGTTGGGCACTGGCCTCCTGCCGATCAGTGCGGAAGTGGACTCGCTAGAAGCTTCGCTTCATTTGACTCGTCGCGATTTCGCTTCGGCTCACAAGCTTCTCGAGGAGGTTCGGGAGGCTTTCGAAGAGCTTCAGGATGTCCGGGGGTTGGCGCGAACTCTCTTGAAAGAGGCCCACGCTTGCCGGGAGATGGGGAGTTCCGACGAGGCAGCGCGGTTGTTTGAAAGGGCGCAGCAGAGCCTCACCGAAACTACTCATCCGCGATTGATGCTTTGCGCGCTGCACGGCCGTTTGGCCTCTGCAGTGGATCTGGAAAGATTCCATGAGGCCGAGTCTTTACTTCCTCAGGTTCGGAGGCTCAGCGAAGAGCTGGGCAGCTCCACCGACCTGCTGCGATTGCGCTGGATCGAGGGGGAGCTTGCTGCTGGCATGGGACGGCTCGAGGAGGCGGAGAGCATCTTCGAAACGGTCAAACAGGAGCTGCTGGCTCAGGGTCTGCAAATCGATGGAGCTCTGGTCTCTTTGCACCTTGGCCGCGTCTATCAGTGCCAAGGCAGAGACCAGCATCTGAAGCAGATGGTGCAGGAGGCCGCCGAGATCTTCCGAGAGAACCGAGTGGCGACCTCTTGAACTTCTGGGTGGGCTTACCCGTTTTTCAGGAACCTTGAAGCAGCTGAGGGCGAGGCTTCGCTACCCCTTCGAAAGTTGCTACCTGCGCTCGGTGGGGAGGTGGAGGTCGCCTGGAGCCTCGTGGTGCAGGCAACGCTCGCCGAGCGGGTCACTGAAGCCATGCTGATGGCCAGCCTTCAGACGCTGTCCAAGCTCCACCCAAGCCACGTAGCGCGGGGCGGATAGGGATCGGTTGGAGAGAACGAAGCCTGGTCTCGTGCAGCAGGAGCGTAGAATCTGAACGCTCTGCTGATTGGGCTTGTGGCCTCGTTGCTGGGCAGTCAGACAAGGGAGGCTGCCAGCTTGACGAGTGGTACGGAGATTGCTTACCATGGTAATGACTTACCACCCCTGTTCCCTCGGGGGCAGGGCGCGAGGCCAGGCAGCTCCGGTTGTCTGGCCTCTGCTCTTTTGTATAAAGGGACTTTCTTCTCGTTTTGAGAACTCGCGTCTACATCGACGGCTTCAATTTCTACTACGGGGCGGTGAAGGACACGCCGTACAAGTGGCTCGACTTCTCGAAGCTATGTGGATTCCTGTTGCCGAGCAGTCAGATTGAGAAGATCAACTACTACACGGCTTGGGTAAAGTCGCCTCCGGACGATCCGCAGCAGCAGGCGCGCCAGCAAGCCTACCTCCGCGCCCTCGCGACGATTCCCAACCTCGAAACCCACTTCGGGTTGTTCACGAGGCATAAGGTGTACCGCCCGGTCGCAGGCTACATTCCAATAGGCGGCTCGAAAAAAGGGGATCGTCAGACGATCAAAATTGTCCGAACTGAGGAAAAGGGGTCCGACGTAAACCTCGCGTCCCACCTGCTTCATGACGGCCACCTCGGGCATTACGACCTCGCTGTTTTGATCACGAACGATTCCGATCTGGTGACGCCCATCCAACTGGTCCGCAACGATCTCAGGCTCGATGTGGGCGTCCTGAATCCCCGGAAGCACCCGAGTCACGAGCTCGCCAGCGTGGCGACATTCATGAAGACGATCCGCTCCGGCGTCGTCTCCCAGAGCCAGTTCCCAGCTACCCTTAGAGACGCGAAAGGTGTCTTCCGCAAGCCTGCAACTTGGTAGCCGCCTAACCCTCTACAGCAAGCCGAGGAAGGGCCGCACCGCCTTCTCTTGGCCGGCGACTCGGCTCGAACACACTATCGGCGACGCCGCTAGCGGCTTCTTCTACGATGGCCGGAGCTTCCTGACCTCCACCCTTGCCGGCTCCCTGAGCGAGATCTTCACCGCTGGCGGTGCGGGCGACTTCGGCAAGGGGCTGAGAAACAAGGGGAGCGATCCCTCCCTGCGGACCTTCAGCGTGCGAGCAGGCCCGCCAGCTCCGGAGCGATCACCAAGGTCACCAGTCGCAGGTCTCGGAGCATGGCGATAGCGGCTTCGATCTCGGCAAGCTCGAGCTGGTCCACGAAGGTGACCAGGAACTGGACGAGGATCCCTCCGTCGAGCGCGGAGTAGTCGATCCCCACCGCTTCCCGATTCAGCTTGGCGACGACATCGGCCACCTCGTCGGCTCGCGCCCCTTCCCGGAGATGGAACGAGATCGTGGCCACCAGGCGGTCGAGACCATCCTCGGTGGTCCTGGGCTGGAGCCCTACGAAGAGACCGTCATGCTTCACTCCGACGATGTTGCCTTCGATGGAATGAACCTCCATACCCTGCGCTTTTAGGAAGCGGCCGAGCTGTGCGGCGGCCTCGTCGTTGGCATCGCCGGTGAAACGGAAGGACGAGTCCCCACCGCCGCGTGCCGCGACGGGCATCAGGACGGTCTCGGTCTCGGCCACGACCCCGCCCTCTCGGAGCTCTTCGCCGTAGCGCAGGAGCTCGTGATCCGGACTGATCGTTTCGTCCTCGAGCTCCTTCGGCCGCAGACCGGCCCGGCGCAGTCGCGCCATCAGCTCCTGGTGAATCGCCCGGCCCCGCTCCGGTCCTCTACGTCCCCGCATCGCCCCAACCATCGACAGCTTCCCCACGAAGTAGGCGGTGCGAAAGCGCAGGTCGCCCTCTTCATCGACGAACTCGTAGGCCAGATAGGAGTCCGTCGGGTCCTGGCCGAGCAACGGCACTTCGTCCACACCGGAGGCGAAGGCGATCAGGCCAGCGTCGCGGTGCCGTAGGTCGACCTCGGCATCGAGATCGGCGCCGACCTCGGCGGCAACGGTGAGGCACTGTTCCACCCGCGAGGCGGCGGCATCCGCCGGCATTGCGACGAAGATCAGGCAGATCAAGAGGACTGGAACGGTTCGCAACTCGAGTCTTGGCGTCGTCTCATCCTCAGCGAGGCGAGTCTGGTTGTTCATGGTTCCTCCTGGGTTCCTTGGTGGCAGGTGGCCGGTGGAACCGCCGCAACGGCGGCCCCTCACCAGTGGAGATCCCAGAACCGCCAGGGAGTGTGAGTAGCCGTGAAAAGGAAGTAGCCTCAGGCCCGCGCCACGACTCGGAGGCCCCACAGCCCGATCGCTAGTACCAGGGTGTACACCAGCGCCGTCTGCGGTCCCGCTCAGGAGGCGATGGCGGTGGCGATGACCGCCGCCGGCAGCCCCCCCCCCTCACCCCATCCGCTCCAGCAACCAAGCCCGCGCAAAGGTCCAATCCCGCTTCACCGTAGCCGGGGAGGTCCCCATCACCTCCGCGGTCTCCGCAATCCCGAGGCCAGCGAAGTAGCGCAGCTTCACCACTTCGGCTAACCGGGGCTCTTCGTTCCCCAGAGCTTCGAGGGCTGCATCCAGAGCTAATAAGTCGAGGTCGGGTTCCTCGCCGGCGATGGCGAGGTCGGCGAAGGTGACGCGCTGGGCTTCGCCGCCGCGCTTGACGGCCTGGTGGCGGCGGGCGTGGTCGACGAGGATTCGGCGCATGGCCTGGGCGGCGGAGCCGAAGAAGTGGGCGCGATTCTCCCAGTGGTCGTCGCCGGGGGCCAGGCGGAGATAGGCCTCGTTGACCAGGGCCGTGGGCTGGAGGGTGTGGCCAGGGCGCTCGCGGAACAGGCGGGCGCCGGCCATGGCCTTGAGCTCCGAGTAGACCCGCTCGTAGAGCTCCTCCTGGGCGCCGTCGCGCCCGCTCCGGACCGAGTCCAGCAAGTGGGTGAGGTCTTCTGAGCCTTCCTCTTTCATTGCTTCAAATCCTACCGCGACCGCCCCCGGCTCCTGGGAGCCGGAGAGGTCATCTCAAAAAAAGTTCAGATCTTGTGAGCCACTTCATGGCCCTACTCCGCATGGGTGTGTGAAGGCCACCTAGCAGCCCGTGGCCAAAGTCGGGCCGCGCTGCGAGAGGCCGACCTCACAAGAAATACAACCTCTAGATTTCAAGGAGTATCGAGATGAACAGATTGGCTGAGTACATTTGGTTGGACGGTGCGAAACCCACCCAGGGACTGCGTTCGAAGGCGCGAGTGGTGCAGGTTCCGGAGGGCCGGGCGCCGCAGCTGGAGGACTTTCCGACTTGGGGCTACGACGGCTCCTCGACCTATCAGGCCGACGGCGGCGATTCCGACCTCGGGCTGGTTCCGGTGCGGATCTTCAACGATCCGCTGCGCGGCGAGGGCGGGTACCTCGTGCTGTGCGAGGTGGTGGATTCCTCCGGTGAGCCCCACGAGACCAACGGCCGGGCCGCGTTGCGCCGGCTGATGAACGATGGCGCCGCCGAGCAGGAGCCCACCATCGGCTTCGAGCAGGAGTACACGCTCTACCGCGACGGTCGGCCGCTGGGCTTCCCCGAGAACGGCTTCCCGCAGCCCCAGGGCCCGTACTACTGCGGCGTCGGCGCCGGGCGGGTCTTCGGTCGCACGGTGGTCGAGGTCCATACCCGCGCTTGCCTCGACGCCGAGCTGATGGTCTATGGCATCAACGCTGAGGTCATGCCCGGGCAGTGGGAGTTCCAGGTCGGCTACCGCGGTTTCGCCGGCGAGAGCGCCGATCCGCTCACCGTCGCCGATCACCTCATCGTCGCTCGCTACCTGCTGGAGCGGGTCACCGAGGCCCACGGCATCCAGGTCAGCTGGGAGTCGAAGCCGATGAAGGGGGACTGGAACGGCGCCGGAGCCCACACCAACTTTTCCACCCGCGAGATGCGCGATCCGCGCACCGGCCGGGCGGCCATCCATCGCGCCATCGAGCAGCTCGCCGCGCGGCACGAACTCCACGTCGCCGGCTACGGCGCGGGCCTCGCCGAGCGCCTGACGGGGCTCCACGAGACCTGCTCCATCCACGAGTTTCGCAACGGCGTCGCCGACCGGGGTGCCTCCATCCGCGTTCCGCGCCACGTCGAGGAGAAGGGCCACGGCTATCTCGAAGACCGCCGCCCGGGAGCCAACTGCGATCCCTACCTCGTGAGCTCCCTGCTGCTGGAAGCGATCTGTGCCTCCGAGTCCAAGACGAAAGCTGCGTGAAATCTGATTTCGGGAACGGGCTGCCGGGAGCCCCATCTGCCGGCAGCACGATGGAGCTCCACCGGCGGTCCGTTCCCATTCTCTTCGGCCTCGTTCCTTTGTGTGGCGCAGGTCGGAGAACTTTGAGGAGAACGAAATGGATACTGGAAATACTGCTTGGGTCCTCGCCAGCACGGCGCTGGTCTTGCTCATGACCCCTGGTTTGGCATTCTTCTACGGCGGCCTCGTGCGCGAGAAGCAGGTCGTCAACACGATCAAGATGAGTTTCATCGCCCTCGGCGTGGTGGCCCTCGAATGGGCCGTCATCGGGTACTCGCTGGCCTTCTCCGAAGGCTCGGCCCTCCTCGGCGGTCTGGGTTTCTTGGGCCTGGCCGGGGTCGGCGTGGAGCCCGATCCGGCCTTTTCCGCCGACATTCCCCATCTCGCCTTCATGGCCTTCCAGATGATGTTCGCCGTCATCACCCCGGCCTTGATCTCCGGCGCGGTGGTCGGGCGGATGCGCTTCCGCTCGTACTCGCTGTTCATCCTGCTGTGGAGCCTCGTGGTCTATTGCCCCATCGCCCATTGGGTGTGGGGGCCGGAGGGCTTCATCGGGGAGCTCGGCGTGCTCGACTTCGCCGGCGGCACGGTGGTTCACGTCAGTGCTGGCATTTCGGCTCTGGTGGCCGCTTTGATGGTCGGTGCCGGCCGCCGGACGGGGGCGGAGCGGCCCCACAATGTGCCGTTGGTGATGCTCGGAGCTTCTCTCCTGTGGTTCGGCTGGTTCGGCTTCAACGCCGGTTCGGCGCTGGCGGCGGACGGCATCGCTGCTCTGGCGGTGGTGACCACGATGCTCGCCGCTGCTGCTGCGGTGGCGACCTGGGTCGGTGCCGAGATG
The Acidobacteriota bacterium DNA segment above includes these coding regions:
- a CDS encoding NYN domain-containing protein — its product is MRTRVYIDGFNFYYGAVKDTPYKWLDFSKLCGFLLPSSQIEKINYYTAWVKSPPDDPQQQARQQAYLRALATIPNLETHFGLFTRHKVYRPVAGYIPIGGSKKGDRQTIKIVRTEEKGSDVNLASHLLHDGHLGHYDLAVLITNDSDLVTPIQLVRNDLRLDVGVLNPRKHPSHELASVATFMKTIRSGVVSQSQFPATLRDAKGVFRKPATW
- a CDS encoding ECF-type sigma factor produces the protein MKEEGSEDLTHLLDSVRSGRDGAQEELYERVYSELKAMAGARLFRERPGHTLQPTALVNEAYLRLAPGDDHWENRAHFFGSAAQAMRRILVDHARRHQAVKRGGEAQRVTFADLAIAGEEPDLDLLALDAALEALGNEEPRLAEVVKLRYFAGLGIAETAEVMGTSPATVKRDWTFARAWLLERMG
- a CDS encoding glutamine synthetase beta-grasp domain-containing protein; protein product: MNRLAEYIWLDGAKPTQGLRSKARVVQVPEGRAPQLEDFPTWGYDGSSTYQADGGDSDLGLVPVRIFNDPLRGEGGYLVLCEVVDSSGEPHETNGRAALRRLMNDGAAEQEPTIGFEQEYTLYRDGRPLGFPENGFPQPQGPYYCGVGAGRVFGRTVVEVHTRACLDAELMVYGINAEVMPGQWEFQVGYRGFAGESADPLTVADHLIVARYLLERVTEAHGIQVSWESKPMKGDWNGAGAHTNFSTREMRDPRTGRAAIHRAIEQLAARHELHVAGYGAGLAERLTGLHETCSIHEFRNGVADRGASIRVPRHVEEKGHGYLEDRRPGANCDPYLVSSLLLEAICASESKTKAA
- a CDS encoding ammonium transporter translates to MDTGNTAWVLASTALVLLMTPGLAFFYGGLVREKQVVNTIKMSFIALGVVALEWAVIGYSLAFSEGSALLGGLGFLGLAGVGVEPDPAFSADIPHLAFMAFQMMFAVITPALISGAVVGRMRFRSYSLFILLWSLVVYCPIAHWVWGPEGFIGELGVLDFAGGTVVHVSAGISALVAALMVGAGRRTGAERPHNVPLVMLGASLLWFGWFGFNAGSALAADGIAALAVVTTMLAAAAAVATWVGAEMVLKSRPTATGAAIAAVVGLVAITPAAGFVTPMAAIAIGAIGAATSYAALELLRRSGVDDTLDVFACHGVGGIVGSVLTGVFATTSVNPSGADGLLYGGPELVLMQILGVAVAGLWAALGTAGTLRIVARVTGLRASSEVEKIGIDVVEHAEHAYVHDTLIGASGERLRPSARPVAVGE